Proteins co-encoded in one Arachis stenosperma cultivar V10309 chromosome 7, arast.V10309.gnm1.PFL2, whole genome shotgun sequence genomic window:
- the LOC130941470 gene encoding uncharacterized protein LOC130941470, whose amino-acid sequence MSPSSRSKSKDKKPTKEAQKASAKPSGSGNGVAGIPASAYNPLLGTFHTLETSAASTSPIHSNGRFRNIDETEGHPIGSVVTGVEYDSVSNNGSWSGESEDHKEKGSNPPVRPETVPGADNDKREKIRQKNERKHQRQKERRAQELHERCSGYLMSRKLESLAQQLVAMGFSHERATMALILNEGRVEESVAWLFEGGEETESQKDKNVGTGNLKIDISEELARLADLETRYDCSKQEVERVVVNCEGDLDKAAESLREMKQNHPSAPPKLEEPGDPIITSNGKQSGVVSPRLQTKPVPLPNQPKKDEKDFNYTKGAATLGVPSESNNRNIQPLKRIQPKSEWAKPQQATIPAADKRWPGAGSNPSVSYSSEPPLQTSPPLSKTEARYMAVGGDFKNLQSSAAREPVIVMQRSQTVNAKQVPATSMSSSPPGMSASWYPSNGVEAMRSNGFISHPPTSRSLSPNFLNSNQMYHQLQYHPPQQFVAASSNSVDPQANNRGNNMWNRAGPSSSLAVASSLGLFSGLGSAATSGASSPVDWSTGGSMQFDYTCIDWSLDRNLTSPRSHSLWLGLSPFSKSSASHRYDSNASGVAAQQAMRSVQSKGSIVPMPGFHEGGVASGESSSAGREWSSPFEGKDLFSLPRQFVSSPSL is encoded by the coding sequence ATGTCTCCTTCATCCCGATCCAAGTCTAAAGACAAAAAGCCAACCAAGGAAGCTCAGAAGGCTTCTGCAAAGCCATCAGGGTCTGGTAATGGAGTAGCTGGCATTCCAGCAAGTGCATACAACCCATTACTAGGAACGTTTCATACTCTTGAAACCTCAGCAGCATCTACCTCCCCAATACATTCAAATGGTCGATTCCGGAACATAGATGAGACAGAGGGACATCCCATTGGGTCTGTTGTTACAGGTGTTGAGTATGATTCTGTTTCCAACAATGGTAGTTGGTCCGGTGAGTCTGAAGACCATAAAGAAAAAGGTTCTAATCCCCCTGTTCGACCAGAAACAGTACCGGGAGCTGATAATGATAAGCGAGAGAAAATCCGCCAGAAGAATGAGAGAAAACATCAGCGCCAGAAGGAAAGGCGAGCGCAAGAGTTGCATGAGCGATGTAGTGGTTATCTTATGTCCAGGAAGCTAGAGTCGCTTGCTCAACAGCTTGTGGCAATGGGATTTTCTCACGAACGGGCAACAATGGCATTGATACTGAATGAGGGAAGGGTGGAGGAATCAGTAGCATGGCTGTTTGAAGGTGGTGAAGAAACAGAAAGTCAGAAGGATAAAAATGTAGGTACAGGCAATTTGAAAATTGACATCTCAGAAGAGCTTGCCCGGCTTGCGGACCTGGAAACAAGATATGATTGTTCAAAACAGGAGGTTGAAAGAGTGGTCGTTAACTGTGAGGGTGATCTTGATAAGGCTGCAGAGTCCTTAAGAGAGATGAAGCAAAATCATCCATCTGCTCCACCAAAGTTAGAAGAACCTGGTGATCCCATTATTACTAGCAATGGTAAGCAGTCAGGAGTTGTGAGTCCAAGGCTACAAACGAAACCTGTTCCCCTGCCGAATCAACCTAAAAAAGATGAAAAGGATTTTAACTATACAAAGGGAGCAGCTACATTAGGAGTACCGTCAGAATCCAATAACAGAAATATACAGCCTCTTAAGAGAATACAACCCAAGTCTGAATGGGCAAAGCCCCAACAAGCTACCATACCAGCTGCTGATAAAAGGTGGCCAGGTGCAGGATCTAATCCATCTGTTTCTTATTCATCGGAACCGCCTTTGCAAACTTCTCCCCCACTTTCCAAGACTGAAGCTCGTTATATGGCTGTTGGAGGTGATTTTAAGAACCTTCAGTCCAGTGCAGCTAGGGAACCAGTAATTGTGATGCAGCGGTCCCAAACTGTAAATGCAAAGCAGGTTCCAGCCACAAGCATGAGTTCCTCTCCCCCTGGTATGTCTGCTAGTTGGTATCCAAGCAATGGTGTAGAAGCTATGCGGTCTAATGGCTTTATATCTCACCCTCCTACCAGTAGAAGCCTTAGTCCAAACTTCCTCAATTCTAATCAAATGTATCACCAACTTCAGTATCATCCTCCACAACAGTTTGTTGCAGCCAGCAGCAATTCAGTAGATCCCCAGGCAAACAATCGAGGGAATAACATGTGGAATAGAGCAGGTCCATCATCATCGCTAGCTGTTGCTTCTTCGCTAGGCCTCTTTTCCGGACTAGGATCAGCAGCCACATCAGGGGCGTCTTCTCCGGTAGACTGGAGCACTGGCGGATCAATGCAGTTTGATTATACATGCATTGACTGGTCGTTGGATAGAAATTTAACTTCACCAAGGTCGCATTCTTTGTGGCTAGGGCTCTCACCTTTTTCAAAGAGTAGTGCTAGTCATAGGTACGACTCTAATGCTTCTGGAGTGGCTGCTCAACAGGCAATGAGATCGGTGCAATCAAAAGGAAGCATTGTTCCTATGCCGGGTTTTCATGAAGGCGGAGTAGCTTCTGGTGAATCATCGTCTGCTGGCCGAGAATGGAGTTCTCCTTTTGAAGGGAAAGATCTTTTTAGTTTACCCAGACAGTTTGTTTCTTCCCCTTCTCTGTAG
- the LOC130940901 gene encoding uncharacterized protein LOC130940901, whose amino-acid sequence MSPASRSKSKDKKVTKESQKPSAKPSGSGNGVAGIPASAYNPLLGTFHTLETSPTATSPIHSNGRFRNIDETDEHPGGSMVLGVEYDSVSNNGSWSGESEDHKEKGSNPPVRPETVPGADNDKREKIRQKNERKHQRQKERRAQELHERCSGYLMSRKLESLAQQLVAMGFSHERATMALILNEGRVEESVAWLFEGGEETESQKDKNVGTGNLKIDISEELARLADLETRYDCSKQEVERVVVNCEGDLDKAAESLRELKQNHSSAPPKLEEPGDPPITSNGKQLGVVLQTKPVPLPNQPKKNEKDFNYTKAAATIGVQSESGNKNIQPLKRIQPKSEWAKSQQATILADKRWPGAGSNPSVSYSLAPPLQASPIPSKTEARYMAVGGDIKNLQTGSAREPVIVMQRSQTVNAKQVPATSMSSSPPGMAASWYPTNGVEALRSNGFISHPPTSRSLSPNFLNSNQMYHQLQYQPPQQFVAGSSNSIDPQAINRGNNMWSRTAPSSSLPVASSLGLFSGLGSAATSGASSPVDWSTGGSMQFDYTSIDWSLDKGLTSPRSQSLWLGLSPFSKSSASHRYDSNASGVVAQQGMRSMPSNGSIVPIPGFQEGGVASGESSAAGSREWSSPFEGKDLFSLPRQFVSSPTL is encoded by the coding sequence ATGTCTCCTGCATCCCGATCTAAGTCTAAAGACAAAAAGGTAACCAAGGAATCTCAGAAGCCTTCTGCAAAGCCCTCGGGGTCTGGTAATGGAGTAGCTGGTATTCCAGCAAGTGCATATAATCCGTTACTAGGAACGTTCCATACTCTTGAAACGTCACCAACAGCTACCTCACCAATACATTCTAATGGTCGATTCCGGAACATAGATGAGACAGATGAACATCCTGGTGGCTCAATGGTTCTGGGAGTTGAGTATGATTCTGTTTCAAATAATGGTAGTTGGTCCGGTGAGTCTGAAGACCATAAAGAAAAAGGTTCTAATCCTCCTGTTCGACCAGAAACGGTACCGGGAGCTGATAATGATAAGCGAGAGAAAATCCGCCAGAAGAATGAGAGAAAACATCAGCGCCAAAAGGAAAGGCGAGCGCAAGAGTTGCATGAGCGATGTAGTGGTTATCTTATGTCCAGGAAGCTAGAGTCGCTTGCTCAACAGCTTGTGGCAATGGGATTTTCTCACGAGCGGGCAACAATGGCGTTGATACTGAATGAGGGAAGGGTGGAGGAATCAGTAGCATGGCTGTTTGAAGGTGGTGAAGAAACAGAAAGTCAGAAGGATAAAAATGTAGGTACAGGCAATTTGAAAATTGACATATCAGAAGAGCTTGCGCGGCTTGCAGACCTGGAAACAAGATATGATTGTTCAAAACAGGAGGTTGAAAGAGTGGTTGTTAACTGTGAGGGTGATCTTGATAAGGCTGCAGAGTCCTTAAGAGAGCTGAAGCAAAATCATTCATCTGCTCCACCAAAGCTAGAAGAACCTGGTGATCCCCCTATTACTAGCAATGGTAAGCAGTTGGGAGTTGTGCTACAAACAAAACCTGTTCCCTTGCCaaatcaacctaaaaaaaatgaaaaggattttaaCTATACAAAGGCAGCAGCTACAATAGGAGTACAATCAGAATCCggtaataaaaatattcaaccTTTAAAGAGAATACAACCCAAGTCTGAATGGGCAAAGTCCCAACAAGCTACCATACTAGCTGACAAAAGGTGGCCAGGTGCAGGATCTAACCCATCTGTTTCTTATTCGCTGGCACCGCCTTTGCAAGCTTCTCCCATACCTTCCAAGACTGAAGCTCGTTATATGGCTGTTGGAGGTGATATTAAGAACCTTCAAACCGGTTCGGCTAGGGAACCTGTTATTGTGATGCAGCGATCCCAAACTGTAAATGCAAAGCAGGTCCCAGCCACCAGCATGAGTTCCTCTCCCCCTGGTATGGCTGCCAGTTGGTATCCAACCAACGGTGTAGAAGCTTTGAGGTCTAATGGCTTTATATCTCACCCTCCTACCAGTAGAAGCCTTAGTCCAAACTTCCTCAATTCTAATCAAATGTACCACCaacttcaatatcaacctccaCAACAGTTTGTTGCAGGCAGTAGCAATTCAATAGATCCCCAGGCAATAAATCGAGGGAATAACATGTGGAGTAGAACTGCTCCATCATCATCACTCCCTGTTGCTTCTTCACTGGGTCTCTTTTCTGGACTAGGATCGGCAGCCACATCAGGGGCATCTTCTCCGGTAGACTGGAGCACTGGCGGGTCAATGCAGTTCGATTATACAAGCATAGACTGGTCGTTGGATAAAGGCTTAACTTCACCAAGGTCGCAATCTTTATGGCTAGGGCTTTCACCTTTTTCAAAGAGTAGTGCTAGTCATAGGTATGACTCAAATGCTTCAGGAGTTGTTGCTCAGCAGGGAATGAGATCGATGCCTTCTAATGGGAGCATTGTTCCCATTCCTGGTTTTCAAGAAGGTGGAGTAGCTTCGGGTGAATCATCTGCTGCTGGTTCTCGGGAGTGGAGTTCTCCTTTTGAAGGGAAAGATCTTTTTAGTTTACCCAGACAGTTTGTTTCTTCCCCTACTCTGTAG
- the LOC130940903 gene encoding uncharacterized protein LOC130940903: MMFSSSHASSFQVPTPFNKPRKQQHQQLLWKSYHPIQQTNLQQSLFSSVHLPCPLKRNLHKCFLQKQSQSTQEEEQQQFEFERLFSNLNQATLKREPGSLSSAILLVAGTTVGAGILAIPAVTQESGFLASAVTCIVCWIFMVSTGLLIAEVNVKTMCELGSGGVSLVSMAKRTLGTAGVQISSWSYIFIHYALLVAYIARSSDILTNYLGIPIWESATLFSLIFGGLCFFGSQRFIGAINGVLVIGLIGSFAALVAVASGDVHLDALLKANFQAAPASIPIIALSFVYQNVVPVVCTNLEGDMTKVRTAIILGTGIVLALFLIWNAVILGTITDNSMGVDPLQQLQSMSGAVGPIVAAFSFLAITTSYIGFVLGLSDFLADLLQLPSGQNKPLPYILTLIPPLILALLDPEIFFKALDFAGTYGVLVLFGVIPAAMSWSDRYSNSSSASVKIPELVPGGKITLLLVLGGSGYVVLSELIQNFQHL; this comes from the exons ATGatgttttcttcttctcatGCTTCTTCATTCCAAGTTCCAACTCCATTCAACAAACCAAGAAAGCAGCAGCATCAACAGCTACTATGGAAGTCTTATCATCCAATTCAACAAACCAATCTTCAACAAAGCTTATTCAGTTCTGTTCATCTTCCTTGTCCTTTGAAGAGAAACCTCCACAAGTGCTTCTTACAGAAGCAGTCTCAATCCACACAAGAGGAAGAACAGCAACAATTTGAGTTTGAGAGGCTGTTCTCAAACCTTAATCAAGCGACTTTGAAAAGGGAACCTG GAAGTTTATCCAGTGCAATTTTGCTTGTTGCAGGCACCACT GTTGGTGCAGGAATCCTTGCAATACCTGCAGTGACACAAGAATCAGGATTTTTAGCATCTGCAGTTACTTGCATTGTTTGTTGGATATTCATG GTTTCAACAGGGTTGCTTATTGCTGAAGTAAATGTCAAAACCATGTGTGAACTTGGTTCTGGTGGTGTATCACTG GTATCCATGGCCAAAAGAACTTTAGGAACAGCCGGAGTTCAAATTTCAAG TTGGTCATATATCTTCATCCATTATGCACTTCTTGTTGCCTATATAGCGCGATCTTCAGATATCTTAACAAATTATCTCGGCATTCCAAT ATGGGAAAGTGCAACCTTGTTTTCATTGATATTTGGAGGCTTATGCTTCTTTGGAAG CCAGCGATTTATTGGTGCGATTAATGGTGTTCTAGTAATTGGTCTCATTGGCTCCTTTGCTGCTCTTGTG GCAGTTGCAAGTGGAGATGTACACTTGGATGCTCTTCTGAAAGCCAACTTCCAAGCTGCTCCTGCGAGTATACCAATTATTGCACTATCGTTTGTTTACCAG AATGTGGTGCCTGTTGTTTGTACAAATCTTGAAGGAGACATGACAAAAGTAAG GACTGCAATAATCCTTGGAACTGGGATAGTTCTTGCTCTATTTCTCATATGGAATGCTGTTATCCTGGGAACTATTACTGACAATTCAATGGGTGTCGATCCATTACAACAATTGCAGTCGATGAGTGGAGCAGTTGGA CCTATTGTTGCAGCCTTCTCATTTCTTGCAATCACCACATCTTATATTGGATTTGTTTTGGGTTTATCAGACTTTCTTGCAGACT TGCTGCAACTCCCAAGTGGCCAGAACAAGCCTCTGCCATACATACTGACTTTAATTCCACCATTAATACTAGCATTGTTGGACCCAGAAATATTTTTCAAAGCCTTGGACTTTGCAGGAACATATGGAG TGTTGGTGCTTTTTGGAGTTATTCCAGCTGCAATGTCATGGTCTGATAGGTACTCAAATTCATCATCTGCATCTGTGAAAATACCTGAACTAGTTCCTGGAGGGAAGATAACACTACTACTGGTGCTTGGAGGATCAGGATATGTGGTTCTTTCTGAATTGATTCAGAACTTTCAGCACCTTTGA